The region ACGAGCAAAGGCCCCAAGTTCAGCTGGGGTTTCGAAGTTAGGGCCGGAGACACCGATATAAACACCTTCTTTCAGCTCCACCCCTTCTTTGGCCGCTACCGTCTTAAGTAAAGAGGCCAGCTGAGAGTCATAGACGGCTGCCATAGAGGGGAACCGTGGCCCAAGCTCATTATCATTAGCGCCGATTAGAGGGTTGGCCCCCATAAAATTGATGTGATCAGTGATCAGCATGATATCGCCAGGGCAAAAATTAGGATTCATACCGCCGGCTGCATTGGTAATGAAAAGAAGCTTTGCTCCTAATGCAGCTAGCAATCGTACCGGGAAAGTGACCTCGCTCATGGAATACCCCTCATAGTAATGGAAACGACCCTGAAAACAAGCCACCTGCTGCTTGCACCACTGGCCCAGCACCAAGCAACCGGCATGACCGGCAACTGTTGACTGGGGCATGTGGGGAATTTCCCCATATGGCACTACCAACTTGTCTTCGATTTCCTCCGCCACCTGGCCTAATCCGGAACCCAAGATAAGACCTACGTCCGGACGAAGGCCACGTAAAGTTTGCAGATAGGCAGAAGCTTCAGTGGCCTTTTTCTTGATTTCCAGCACTGGAAATCACCCCCTATATTAAGTATGATTGGCAACGGCGGCCC is a window of Bacillota bacterium DNA encoding:
- a CDS encoding purine-nucleoside phosphorylase translates to MEIKKKATEASAYLQTLRGLRPDVGLILGSGLGQVAEEIEDKLVVPYGEIPHMPQSTVAGHAGCLVLGQWCKQQVACFQGRFHYYEGYSMSEVTFPVRLLAALGAKLLFITNAAGGMNPNFCPGDIMLITDHINFMGANPLIGANDNELGPRFPSMAAVYDSQLASLLKTVAAKEGVELKEGVYIGVSGPNFETPAELGAFARWGADAVGMSTVPEVIVASHANLRVLAMSVITNIARGEAHEVAQHGQVLDVAGKAGPTLARLLRGVCARL